One Salmo trutta chromosome 19, fSalTru1.1, whole genome shotgun sequence genomic window carries:
- the LOC115153744 gene encoding olfactory receptor 146-like: MENHTFSMDLLKLEGVKVIYQSTFPAFILLLIIYIFTTVANIGLTVLICMERSLHQPMYILLCNMSFNDALSITTIIPRVLFDILTPRSDRYITYNECFTQAFLGHWFGSNFHTILMIMAFDRYVAICNPLRYATIMNSKMLVKLCVFAWVVSLVFVAVLLGLTLRLSRCRSEIINPWCDNASLFKLSCESVLINNIYGLFFTAIVFIASMGSVALTYIRITMVCVRSKSKSLNSKALHTCFTHLAVYLIMLMTGFIIVFLHRYPEWSDHRKLASIMFYVVPPALNPIIYGLQSKEIRKLVVNISHCKKVSP; the protein is encoded by the coding sequence ATGGAGAACCACACATTCAGCATGGACCTTCTCAAGCTAGAGGGGGTTAAAGTCATCTATCAGTCCACCTTCCCTGCCTTCATCCTCCTCCTTATCATCTACATCTTCACAACGGTGGCCAACATCGGCCTCACAGTGCTCATCTGCATGGAGAGAAGCCTGCACCAGCCCATGTACATCCTCCTTTGCAACATGTCTTTCAACGATGCTCTCAGTATCACCACCATCATACCCCGAGTGCTGTTCGACATTTTAACACCTAGATCAGACAGATATATTACCTACAATGAGTGTTTCACCCAAGCATTCTTGGGTCACTGGTTTGGTTCAAACTTTCATACGATACTGATGATCATGGCTTTTGACAGGTATGTGGCAATCTGCAACCCTCTGCGATATGCCACCATCATGAACAGCAAAATGCTGgtgaagctgtgtgtgtttgcctgggTGGTGTCCCTTGTCTTTGTGGCTGTCCTCCTGGGCCTCACCCTCCGCTTGTCACGCTGCAGGTCGGAAATCATCAACCCTTGGTGTGACAATGCCTCATTATTCAAGCTCTCCTGTGAGAGTGTGCTTATAAATAACATTTATGGACTATTTTTCACCGCTATTGTCTTCATCGCCTCCATGGGGAGTGTGGCTCTGACATACATTAGAATCACCATGGTGTGTGTGAGGAGTAAGAGCAAGTCGCTAAACAGCAAAGCCCTGCACACCTGTTTCACACACCTGGCTGTATACCTCATTATGCTGATGACAGGTTTCATCATTGTCTTTCTTCATCGGTACCCAGAGTGGTCAGACCACAGGAAACTTGCATCGATTATGTTTTATGTGGTTCCTCCTGCACTGAACCCCATTATCTATGGGCTGCAGTCCAAAGAAATTCGCAAACTAGTTGTAAATATCTCCCATTGCAAGAAAGTGTCTCCATGA